One window of Candidatus Nitrospira kreftii genomic DNA carries:
- a CDS encoding Transcriptional regulator, with amino-acid sequence MGSLSLHPMKEIRVIVPGEQRAFVTDLLDRVHASGYTIIGNISGKGHHGVREAHFMFSEQESLEMILTVVPEDKVEPILAGLRPIFERHSGFVYVADVAVSRQEYFGKKHSSGSS; translated from the coding sequence ATGGGCAGTTTGAGCTTGCATCCGATGAAAGAGATTCGTGTGATTGTCCCGGGTGAGCAACGCGCATTCGTGACGGATTTGCTGGACCGAGTCCACGCCTCCGGCTATACGATCATCGGTAATATTTCAGGAAAGGGACATCATGGAGTCCGAGAAGCGCATTTCATGTTCAGCGAGCAGGAGAGCCTTGAGATGATCTTAACGGTTGTGCCGGAAGACAAAGTTGAGCCGATCCTTGCCGGCCTCCGCCCGATCTTCGAACGACATTCCGGTTTTGTGTACGTCGCGGATGTGGCCGTCAGCCGACAGGAATACTTTGGGAAAAAGCATTCCTCCGGGTCTTCATAG
- a CDS encoding Sigma-54 dependent transcriptional regulator yields MRATVFVTDDEQVIRTAIVKRLTRQGHFAVGYESGEALMDALQHKHPELVLLDLKMPGMNGIDTLKHIRHHAPSALVIMLTAYGSVQDAVEAMKLGAYDFLIKTVDLEGLDAVTARAIDMLKLRRRLEAELSGQSNQFHLNNLEAHSPAMKHLLEQVRGVAENPKSSVMLLGETGTGKEFLARVIHHNGSRESGPFVGVNCTAIPKDLFESELFGYERGAFTGANQRKLGLLEKAEGGTLFLDEIGDLDMSMQAKLLRVIQEHSFRRLGSTDDLGTDFRLITATNRDIKKDVERGVFREDLYFRLNVVAFEIPPLRKRFEDILPLCQRTIVRFAHEFGKSVPELDAEARSILERYQYPGNIRELENILERAMIFCSGQTLTSNYLPRELHESIKQKATAVSVGEERLIRIEMQVGKQTLEQIEESIIEETLRLADYNKSLAAKQLGLTRFSLDRRLKKYS; encoded by the coding sequence ATGCGGGCCACGGTATTTGTCACAGACGATGAACAGGTCATTCGCACGGCGATCGTCAAACGTCTAACCAGACAGGGACATTTTGCCGTCGGGTATGAATCCGGAGAGGCATTGATGGACGCGCTTCAGCACAAGCACCCCGAGCTTGTATTGCTTGACCTCAAAATGCCAGGAATGAACGGCATTGATACCCTCAAGCATATCCGTCACCATGCTCCCTCTGCGCTGGTGATTATGTTGACCGCCTATGGCTCCGTGCAGGATGCGGTGGAGGCGATGAAGTTAGGGGCATATGATTTCCTGATCAAGACGGTTGATCTCGAAGGACTCGATGCGGTGACTGCTCGCGCGATCGACATGCTGAAGCTTCGCCGCCGCCTGGAAGCGGAGCTAAGCGGTCAGTCAAACCAGTTCCATTTGAACAATCTCGAAGCCCACAGTCCCGCGATGAAACACTTGCTCGAACAGGTTCGTGGAGTCGCAGAGAATCCCAAATCTTCCGTTATGCTGCTGGGTGAAACGGGAACGGGGAAAGAATTTCTGGCTCGAGTCATCCATCATAATGGATCCAGAGAGTCCGGGCCGTTCGTGGGAGTCAATTGCACCGCCATTCCGAAGGACCTTTTCGAGAGCGAATTGTTCGGGTACGAGCGCGGAGCTTTTACCGGCGCCAATCAACGTAAACTCGGTTTGCTTGAAAAGGCCGAAGGAGGAACGCTCTTTCTCGACGAAATCGGTGATCTTGACATGTCGATGCAAGCCAAGTTATTGCGCGTGATTCAGGAGCATTCCTTCAGGCGGCTAGGAAGTACCGATGACCTCGGCACCGACTTTCGTCTGATCACAGCGACCAATCGGGACATCAAAAAAGATGTGGAGCGAGGAGTCTTTCGAGAGGACCTCTACTTTCGTCTCAATGTCGTTGCTTTTGAAATTCCTCCTCTCCGCAAACGCTTCGAAGATATTCTGCCGCTCTGTCAACGAACCATCGTGCGGTTCGCCCATGAATTCGGCAAATCGGTCCCGGAGCTTGATGCCGAAGCGCGCTCGATATTGGAGAGATATCAGTACCCGGGGAATATCCGAGAGCTCGAAAATATCCTTGAGCGGGCGATGATCTTCTGCTCTGGTCAAACACTGACGTCCAATTACCTGCCCCGGGAACTGCACGAATCGATCAAGCAGAAGGCGACGGCTGTTTCCGTAGGGGAAGAACGACTCATTCGTATTGAGATGCAGGTAGGCAAACAGACGCTAGAACAAATAGAAGAGTCGATCATAGAAGAAACCTTGCGGCTCGCAGACTATAACAAGAGCCTGGCGGCGAAACAGTTGGGACTTACCCGATTCTCGCTGGATCGGCGATTGAAGAAATATAGCTGA
- a CDS encoding putative Sensor histidine kinase has product MLHALAGELRVRCWLPGLRRIPSQRCFMQTKSAYKFLNDLPLFTKLLVFPAVPLLFTILIGAMIYLGVLTFFDDEERLNASYVIQKTAAEYMRSVADLESAFLRYIISKDEQYFESFQQRKAKLLFVERELAGRLPPEEDRQFRELHKTVTNYVAEKEKFIQAVKSGSPIEAAWYVQNEKTRALRAEIRDWMNRFDQMEQQTTKRELARLSYDQSWTVIIILIGGMVTLVLVIVGQAYIAQTIAVPLSDLSKTVGSDSGEMIPAIPLLDRKDEIGELTKVMGKMSSRIRQDVEELQQSGSALKKLNAYLSASEAKYRGLVDHAPVGIVMTKGVKVTFSNRYNQQLAGLDPEEEVAPSMFLQRIHSEDRKRVLMTLAQAVAEGRPSETIFRFVHDDGNVRKILSRHVPIMDLDSSDIVYMGFNIDITALDTLQVRLSRSENLATLGQVAAGIAHELRNPLVGIGSTAKVLLDEFEADDGKRKEIEVILSETRRLDRIVNEIVDFARVRRLAPTRVDLVQLVDEVSKLLKGRLTEKGLSFETNISSMTTEIHADRDQLRQVLLNVVDNAIDATPTRGEAIQITADELFREDRPGIMIRVKDAGHGIPPNIIGQIFQPFVTSGKRNGTGLGLAICKNIIEAHGGDIYVTSEVGKGTILGVWMPLDQESVSTKG; this is encoded by the coding sequence GTGCTCCACGCACTTGCGGGCGAGTTGCGTGTAAGATGTTGGTTGCCCGGCCTGAGGAGGATTCCGTCCCAGCGGTGTTTTATGCAAACGAAATCCGCCTATAAGTTTCTCAATGATCTCCCGCTTTTCACTAAACTGCTTGTCTTTCCGGCAGTTCCACTTCTGTTCACCATCTTAATAGGCGCGATGATATACCTAGGCGTCCTGACATTTTTCGACGATGAAGAACGCCTGAACGCGAGCTATGTTATTCAAAAGACGGCGGCAGAGTATATGCGATCGGTGGCGGATCTGGAGTCGGCGTTTCTACGGTATATCATCTCAAAGGACGAGCAATATTTTGAAAGTTTTCAACAGCGAAAAGCGAAACTTCTCTTTGTCGAACGAGAGCTGGCCGGAAGACTCCCACCAGAAGAGGATCGGCAATTCAGAGAACTTCACAAGACCGTCACCAATTATGTCGCGGAAAAGGAGAAATTCATTCAAGCCGTAAAGTCGGGATCCCCCATAGAGGCGGCTTGGTATGTTCAAAACGAGAAAACCCGTGCGCTAAGGGCTGAGATTCGCGACTGGATGAACCGGTTCGATCAAATGGAGCAGCAGACGACGAAGAGGGAACTGGCGCGATTGAGTTACGACCAGAGCTGGACAGTTATCATCATACTGATCGGAGGGATGGTGACCCTTGTTCTCGTAATTGTGGGGCAAGCATACATCGCTCAAACGATCGCGGTTCCCCTCAGCGACTTATCGAAGACAGTGGGTTCAGACAGCGGAGAGATGATTCCCGCCATCCCTTTACTCGACCGTAAAGACGAAATCGGCGAGCTGACGAAAGTGATGGGGAAGATGAGCTCACGGATCCGTCAAGATGTGGAGGAACTCCAACAATCGGGGTCCGCACTCAAGAAATTGAATGCATACTTGTCTGCCTCGGAAGCCAAGTACCGGGGCCTGGTGGATCACGCTCCTGTGGGCATTGTGATGACCAAGGGAGTGAAGGTCACATTCAGCAATCGATACAACCAGCAGTTGGCTGGTCTCGACCCCGAAGAGGAAGTCGCGCCATCCATGTTTCTCCAGCGCATTCATTCTGAGGATCGGAAGCGTGTGCTCATGACATTGGCACAGGCTGTTGCCGAAGGACGGCCCAGTGAAACGATCTTCCGTTTCGTCCACGATGACGGAAATGTCCGTAAGATCTTAAGCCGCCATGTGCCGATCATGGATTTGGATTCTTCCGATATTGTCTATATGGGCTTCAATATCGATATCACGGCCCTCGATACTTTGCAGGTGCGGTTAAGTCGGTCGGAAAACCTCGCGACGTTGGGGCAGGTAGCCGCGGGTATCGCGCATGAACTCAGAAATCCTTTGGTCGGCATCGGCTCGACGGCAAAAGTCCTATTGGACGAATTCGAAGCCGACGATGGAAAGCGGAAGGAAATTGAAGTCATACTGTCGGAGACTCGACGTTTGGATCGCATCGTCAATGAGATCGTCGATTTTGCCCGAGTCCGTCGGCTTGCTCCGACCCGCGTAGACCTCGTCCAGCTTGTCGATGAAGTGTCAAAACTGCTGAAAGGACGCTTGACGGAAAAAGGACTCTCTTTTGAGACGAATATTTCTTCCATGACCACCGAGATCCATGCTGACCGAGACCAACTCAGACAGGTGCTCTTGAACGTGGTGGACAACGCGATCGACGCGACGCCGACGCGCGGGGAGGCGATTCAGATCACGGCGGATGAATTGTTCCGTGAGGACCGTCCAGGCATCATGATTCGGGTAAAAGACGCCGGCCATGGCATTCCTCCGAACATCATCGGACAGATATTTCAGCCGTTTGTTACTTCGGGAAAACGCAATGGAACAGGACTCGGGCTGGCAATTTGCAAAAATATTATAGAGGCTCACGGGGGCGACATATATGTCACCAGCGAGGTCGGAAAAGGGACGATCCTCGGTGTATGGATGCCGCTCGATCAGGAGTCGGTATCAACGAAAGGTTAA
- a CDS encoding Acetoacetate metabolism regulatory protein AtoC — MQVTIFLVDDQPAFRQALEKRLSRSQHRVRSFESGEALLDAVTQDPPDLILLDLKMPGMDGIQVLEAVRSKAHDALVVLLTAYGTVEDAVEAMKLGAFDFLIKTVDFEDVDRVISRATDQILLGRRVSYEHQHQADQYNLNDLIAYSPAMKILAGQLRHLTQLPNVPVLLMGETGTGKEFLAHVIHHNSTRGKGPFVKISCTSLSPQRFERDLFGYERGAFAGAERRKLGLLDQAETGTLFLDEIGDLDLSMQGKVVGIVEDQTFRRLGGTEDIPGDFRVIASSYRELKAEVAAGRFREDLFYRLNAVPFVVPPIRNRIEDIIPLAKFFMMKYGMELGKDVTDIDPRAVKMLQQYAFPGNVRELQNMIERAMMLSMGRTLTLGDFPGVT, encoded by the coding sequence ATGCAGGTTACTATTTTCTTGGTTGATGACCAACCAGCTTTTCGGCAGGCATTGGAGAAGCGCCTCTCTCGAAGCCAGCATCGGGTACGGTCATTTGAGTCCGGAGAAGCACTGCTTGATGCTGTAACGCAAGACCCTCCTGACCTGATCCTCTTGGACCTCAAAATGCCTGGTATGGACGGCATTCAAGTTTTAGAAGCCGTTCGGTCGAAGGCGCACGATGCCCTCGTCGTTCTGCTGACCGCCTATGGGACAGTGGAAGATGCCGTTGAGGCGATGAAGCTCGGTGCATTCGATTTTCTGATTAAAACGGTCGACTTCGAGGATGTTGATCGAGTTATCAGTCGCGCGACCGACCAGATTCTATTGGGGCGGAGAGTTTCTTATGAGCATCAGCATCAAGCCGACCAGTACAATTTAAACGACCTGATTGCATACAGCCCCGCGATGAAAATATTGGCCGGGCAACTGCGGCATTTGACACAACTACCTAATGTGCCTGTGTTGCTAATGGGAGAGACCGGCACGGGGAAAGAGTTTTTAGCCCACGTCATCCACCATAACAGCACACGGGGAAAAGGCCCGTTCGTCAAAATCAGTTGTACGAGTCTTTCTCCTCAACGGTTCGAGCGCGACTTATTTGGATATGAACGCGGTGCCTTCGCCGGGGCGGAGCGGAGGAAACTCGGTCTGTTGGATCAAGCGGAAACCGGCACGCTCTTTCTCGATGAAATCGGGGATCTCGATTTGTCGATGCAGGGGAAGGTGGTCGGGATCGTCGAAGATCAAACATTCCGCAGGTTGGGCGGGACAGAAGACATCCCCGGCGATTTTCGAGTGATCGCATCTTCCTACCGCGAATTGAAGGCAGAAGTGGCGGCAGGGAGATTTCGGGAGGATCTCTTTTATCGCCTCAACGCCGTCCCATTTGTGGTGCCGCCAATCAGGAACCGCATTGAGGACATCATACCCCTTGCCAAGTTTTTCATGATGAAATATGGGATGGAACTCGGCAAAGATGTGACCGATATCGATCCACGAGCTGTCAAGATGCTACAGCAGTACGCCTTTCCTGGAAATGTGCGTGAGCTCCAAAACATGATCGAGCGTGCCATGATGTTGTCTATGGGTAGGACCTTAACTCTGGGAGATTTTCCAGGCGTAACGTAA